In Granulicatella elegans, one genomic interval encodes:
- a CDS encoding phosphatase PAP2 family protein, whose amino-acid sequence MTELQILDGFQKLHHPLLDPIMIFITSLGNVGFIWLALIAVLLMNKKTRSLGILLGIAVVVNTILCNGLIKPIVARTRPYEVNSAVSLLISKPLDYSFPSGHTAISFTVVSVLYFLRMKKYWIMAFVLASLIAFSRMYLYVHYPTDVLVGAIVGTFSGWLTVKWSQSKHRRFV is encoded by the coding sequence ATGACAGAATTACAAATTCTCGATGGATTTCAAAAATTGCATCATCCATTATTAGATCCTATCATGATTTTCATTACTTCATTAGGGAATGTTGGATTCATTTGGCTAGCTCTGATTGCAGTTTTGTTAATGAATAAGAAAACAAGATCTTTAGGGATTCTTTTAGGGATTGCGGTAGTAGTTAACACGATTTTGTGTAATGGTTTGATTAAACCAATCGTAGCAAGAACTCGTCCTTATGAGGTTAATTCTGCGGTTTCTTTATTAATTTCAAAACCATTAGATTATTCATTCCCATCCGGACATACCGCTATTTCATTTACAGTTGTTAGTGTATTGTATTTCCTTCGTATGAAAAAGTACTGGATTATGGCTTTCGTTTTAGCAAGCCTCATCGCTTTTTCAAGAATGTACTTATACGTTCATTATCCAACAGATGTATTAGTAGGAGCAATCGTAGGAACATTCAGTGGGTGGCTCACCGTAAAATGGAGCCAATCAAAACATAGAAGATTTGTATAA